The proteins below come from a single Pseudochaenichthys georgianus chromosome 14, fPseGeo1.2, whole genome shotgun sequence genomic window:
- the pitpnab gene encoding phosphatidylinositol transfer protein alpha isoform, with product MLIKEFRVILPISVEEYQVGQLYSVAEASKNETGGGEGVEVLKNEPYEKDGEKGQYTHKIYHLQSKVPSFVRMLAPASALNIHEKAWNAYPYCRTVITNEYMKENFLIKIETWHKPDTGHLENVHGLDPETWKKVDVVYLDIADRTQVEPKDYKPEEDPCRYKSVKTGRGPLGPDWKKELPKKTDCPHMCAYKLVTVKFKWWGLQNKVESFIQKQEKRLFTNFHRQLFCWIDKWIDLNMEDIRRMEEETRKELDEMRVKDPVKGMVALED from the exons TACCAGGTCGGCCAGCTGTACTCTGTGGCTGAGGCCAGTAAGAATGAGACAGGTGGAGGAGAAGGAGTGGAGGTGCTCAAAAATGAGCCCTACGAGAAAGATGGAGAAAAGGGACAGTACACACACAAAATCTATCATTTGCAGAG TAAAGTGCCGTCGTTCGTCAGAATGTTGGCTCCAGCTTCAGCTCTCAACATCCACGAAAAAGCCTGGAACGCATACCCATACTGTCGCACAG TTATCACT AACGAGTATATGAAAGAGAACTTCCTGATTAAGATTGAGACATGGCACAAACCGGACACGGGACATCTCGAAAAT GTTCATGGTTTGGATCCAGAAACCTGGAAGAAGGTGGATGTAGTCTATCTTGATATCGCTGACAGGACCCAAGTGGAGCCGAAG GACTACAAGCCAGAGGAGGATCCTTGTAGGTACAAGTCAGTGAAGACGGGACGAGGCCCTCTAGGACCAGACTGGAAG AAGGAACTTCCTAAGAAGACAGACTGCCCGCACATGTGTGCCTACAAACTGGTCACTGTCAAATTCAAGTGGTGGGGCCTGCAAAACAAAGTGGAGAGCTTTATTCAAAAG CAGGAGAAGCGTTTGTTCACTAATTTCCACCGTCAGCTGTTTTGCTGGATCGACAAGTGGATCGACTTGAACATGGAAGACATTCGTCGCATGGAGGAGGAGACACGCAAGGAGCTAGATGAG ATGAGAGTGAAGGACCCAGTGAAAGGGATGGTGGCTCTAGAGGACTGA